The following coding sequences are from one Plasmodium gaboni strain SY75 chromosome 10, whole genome shotgun sequence window:
- a CDS encoding hypothetical protein (conserved Plasmodium protein, unknown function), with protein MHISSLRFYLFLNNVPRFNTKFLKIVNSFYEFSTKKYNNDENSRNIESDKKIQLTNFKLSDSSLDYISSDDSDEEYVLERGKLKAKENIDSCGNNNVLHMNRNYIDREDLKNEKLEHFDIKTNCVKKNICYSNDTKCNMINDGNIKPFDKMNETSNNNEYLKREVNINNKSLIDNNLCKENRMDKIYNKSDNIIYENINSDHSNNIYYEKNIYDTYHSDTNNKCNNNNNNNNNNEDIQNYLKSMIKENQKNYCCNTNNIKSLNDELSKLEYSLKPSINDINNMKIFLNFLQNEINKHYKNSYVTPFGSVINGFWMRNSDIDICIQIPILLNRKDQITFLKKICLLLNNFNNGIIEQRFSAKVPIIHFYCNNREKSFELSCDISVNNILAVINSKLIQKYVAIDKRLQTMGIVLKYWSKIRNINDRSKGFLSSFSLILMIIHFLQNIAEPKILPSLQDISIKRNEKPFYIMGVDCKYCQDDLVIRDELKRLNNNIHNNLYVDISKLLIEFFKFYGYKYKSGIIAIRDINDYYQNFQTLKKFESYFLFVDNPFEVGKNVANIFPSNYKTIINEMQRAYKILKNNGSWKDVCNSKENFLYS; from the coding sequence ATGCATATAAGTTCTTTACgattttatttatttttaaataatgtaCCTCGATTCAATACAAAGTTTCTTAAGATAGttaattcattttatgaatttagtacaaaaaaatataataatgatgaaaatagTAGAAATATTGAATCGGATAAGAAAATTCAACTGACCAACTTTAAATTAAGTGATAGTAGCTTAGATTATATCAGTAGTGATGATTCAGACGAAGAGTATGTATTAGAAAGAGGAAAATTAAAAGCAAAGGAAAATATTGATAGTTGtggaaataataatgtattaCATATGAATAGGAATTATATAGATAGAGAGGATctaaaaaatgaaaaattgGAACATTTTGATATTAAAACTAATTGTGTCAAGAAAAACATATGTTACAGTAATGATACTAAGTGTAATATGATCAATGATGGTAATATTAAACCTTTTGATAAAATGAATGAAActtctaataataatgaatatttaaaaagagaagtgaatataaataataaatctctaattgataataatttatgtaaagaaaatagaatggataaaatttataacaaatctgataatattatatacgagaatataaatagtgatcattctaataatatatattatgaaaaaaatatttatgatacATATCATAGTGATACTAATAACAAATgtaacaataataataataataataataataatgaagatatacaaaattatttaaaatcaatgataaaagaaaatcaaaaaaattactgttgtaatacaaataatattaagtCATTAAATGATGAATTAAGTAAATTAGAATATTCATTAAAACCATctataaatgatataaataatatgaaaatatttttaaattttttacaaaacgaaattaataaacattataaaaattcatatGTAACTCCATTTGGATCAGTAATAAATGGTTTTTGGATGAGAAATAGTGATATCGATATATGTATTCAAATACCAATATTATTGAACAGAAAAGATCAGATAACCtttctaaaaaaaatttgtttactcttaaataattttaataatggTATTATTGAACAAAGATTTTCAGCTAAAGTACCAATTATCCATTTTTATTGTAATAACCGTGAAAAGTCTTTTGAGCTATCTTGTGACATTTctgtaaataatatattagCAGTGATAAATTCAAAACTAATTCAAAAATATGTAGCTATAGATAAACGACTACAAACTATGGGTATAGTCTTAAAATATTGGTCAAAgataagaaatattaatgatagATCAAAAGGatttttatcatctttttctttaattttaatgataatacattttttacaaaatattgCTGAACCAAAAATACTTCCGTCACTTCAAGATATTTCTATTAAAAGGAATGAAAAAccattttatataatggGTGTTGATTGCAAATATTGTCAAGACGATCTTGTTATTCGAGATGAACTAAAACgattaaataataacatacataataatttatatgtagATATTTCTAAACTTTTAAtagaattttttaaattttatggatacaaatataaaagtgGTATTATTGCAATAAGAgatataaatgattatTACCAAAATTTTCAgacattaaaaaaatttgaatcatattttctttttgtaGATAATCCTTTTGAAGTAGGCAAAAATGTTGCAAATATTTTCCCTTCCAATTATAAAACAATCATAAATGAAATGCAAAGGGcttataaaattttaaaaaataatggTTCTTGGAAAGATGTATGTAATTCAAAAGAaaactttttatattcataa
- a CDS encoding heat shock protein 60, whose protein sequence is MISTLRGKIFNNGSNKNKCVSILSNIQKRNISKDIRFGSDARTAMLTGCNKLADAVSVTLGPKGRNVIIEQSFGSPKITKDGVTVAKSIEFNNKLANLGAQMVKQVAANTNDKAGDGTTTATILARSIFQQGCKAVDSGMNPMDLLRGINKGVEKVLEYLNSIKKDVTTTEEIFNVASISANGDKNIGQLIADTMKKVGKEGTITVTEGKTLQHELEIVEGIKFDRGYISPYFINNSKDQKVELDKPYILIHEKKISTVKSLLPVLEHVLQNQSSLLVIAEDVDSDALATLIVNKLRLGLKICAVKAPGFGEHRKALVHDIAVMTGAKVITEETGLKLDDPQVVSYLGKAKSINVTKDSTLIMEGEGKKEEINERCESIRNAIKMNTSDYEKEKLQERLAKITGGVALIKVGGISEVEVNEIKDRIQDALCATKAAVEEGIVPGGGSALLFASKELDSVQTDNYDQRVGVNIIKDACKAPIKQIAENAGHEGSVVAGNILKEKNSNIGFNAQEGKYVDMIESGIIDPTKVVKTAISDAASIASLMTTTEVAIVDFKDSKNEESSQHMNSVNSMGDMGGMY, encoded by the exons ATGATATCAACATTACGTGGgaaaatttttaataatggaagtaataaaaacaaGTGTGTTTCAATTTTAAGTAATATTCAGAAGAGAAACATATCGAAAGATATAAGATTTGGAAGTGATGCAAGGACTGCTATGCTTACAG gTTGTAATAAGTTGGCCGACGCGGTTAGTGTAACCCTTGGTCCAAAAGGAAGAAATGTTATAATAGAACAGTCATTTGGTTCACCAAAGATTACAAAAGATGGTGTAACAGTTGCTAAAAGCATTGAGTTTAATAACAAGCTAGCTAATCTTGGTGCACAAATGGTAAAACAAGTTGCTGCAAATACCAATGACAAAGCAGGTGATGGTACAACAACAGCTACAATTTTAGCTAGATCTATATTTCAACAGGGTTGCAAAGCTGTTGACTCTGGAATGAACCCAATGGATTTATTAAGAGGTATAAATAAAGGTGTAGAAAAGGTTTTGGAGTATTTAAATTCAATAAAGAAAGATGTTACAACAACAGAAGAAATTTTCAATGTCGCAAGTATATCAGCAAATGgtgataaaaatataggTCAACTAATTGCTGATACCATGAAAAAAGTAGGAAAAGAAGGAACCATAACAGTTACTGAAGGAAAGACGCTACAACATGAATTAGAAATTGTAGAAGGTATAAAATTTGATAGAGGTTATATTTCTCCATactttattaataatagCAAAGATCAGAAAGTAGAACTTGATAAACCATATATACTTATacatgaaaaaaaaatatctaCTGTTAAATCTTTATTACCAGTTTTGGAACATGTATTACAGAATCAATCATCCTTATTAGTTATAGCAGAAGATGTTGATAGTGATGCATTGGCTACATTAATTGTAAACAAATTAAGACTAGgtttaaaaatatgtgCAGTAAAAGCACCAGGATTTGGTGAACACAGAAAAGCCTTGGTTCATGATATAGCAGTAATGACAGGAGCAAAAGTTATTACAGAAGAAACTGGATTAAAATTAGATGATCCACAAGTTGTTTCTTATTTAGGTAAAGCAAAATCCATAAATGTTACCAAAGATAGTACATTAATTATGGAAGGAGAAggaaaaaaagaagaaataaatgaaaGATGTGAAAGTATAAGAAATGctataaaaatgaatacatcagattatgaaaaagaaaaattacAAGAACGTCTAGCTAAAATTACAGGTGGAGTTGCTTTAATAAAAGTAGGAGGAATAAGTGAAGTAGAAGTTAATGAAATTAAAGACAGAATTCAAGACGCTCTTTGTGCTACCAAAGCTGCTGTTGAAGAAGGTATTGTCCCAGGTGGTGGTAGTGCACTCTTATTTGCATCGAAGGAATTAGATTCAGTTCAAACTGATAATTATGATCAAAGAGTTGGtgttaatattattaaagaTGCCTGTAAAGCACCAATTAAACAAATTGCTGAAAATGCTGGACATGAAGGTTCAGTTGTAGCAggaaatattttaaaagaaaaaaattctaATATAGGTTTTAACGCTCAAGAAGGAAAATATGTAGATATGATTGAATCAGGTATTATTGATCCAACTAAAGTTGTTAAAACAGCTATATCAGATGCTGCTTCGATAGCATCATTAATGACAACAACAGAAGTTGCTATTGTTGATTTTAAAGATTCCAAAAACGAAGAATCATCACAACATATGAATTCAGTTAATTCTATGGGTGATATGGGGGGCatgtattaa